The Geotrypetes seraphini chromosome 6, aGeoSer1.1, whole genome shotgun sequence genome includes a window with the following:
- the LOC117363085 gene encoding transmembrane protein 217-like, giving the protein MRSYFATGCCGMNPRTGSQMAGIYMIIVCFMQMVFNRGNFRDARQRLHHISEHKEEKWMTSLIPSLYYFIYFLLTIAIFMCCFLLLSIYRQSYRGLLMYIGWIFIYETINTVLLTVTEAHMQMHDLHVRSIEWFGYSVRLALHCFWLTYIVSYALELVKIRRLNHLSRTRQKIFVGQKPRTLPSIGHPLESR; this is encoded by the exons ATGAGGAGCTACTTTGCCACTGGCTGCTGTGGGATGAACCCCAGGACTGGATCCCAAATGGCAGGAATCTATATGATTATAGTATGCTTCATGCAGATGGTATTCAACCGGGGCAACTTTCGGGATGCCAGACAGAGGCTACACCACATCTCAGAGCATAAAGAAGAGAAATGGATGACGAGTCTTATTCCATCATTGTACTACTTCATCTATTTCCTGCTTACCATCGCCATATTCATGTGCTGCTTCCTGCTTTTATCCATCTACCGTCAGTCATATCGGGGCTTGCTCATGTACATTGGCTGGATCTTCATCTACGAGACTATCAACACTGTACTGCTGACAGTAACTGAGGCACATATGCAGATGCATGACTTGCATGTGAGGTCAATAGAATGGTTTGGGTACAGTGTCCGACTAGCACTGCACTGTTTCTGGTTGACCTACATTGTCTCGTATGCTTTGGAACTGGTCAAGATTCGGAGATTGAACCATTTGAGCCGGACCAGACAAAAG atatttgtgggccagaaacccagaacttTGCCCAGTATTGGGCATCCACTGGAGTCACGTTGA